The following are encoded in a window of Sulfurimonas sp. C5 genomic DNA:
- a CDS encoding multidrug efflux RND transporter permease subunit — protein MFSKFFINRPIFSAVLSIIIIIAGVISIKSLPVQAYPSVVPVQINVQATYPGADAQTLSKTVAAPLEEAINGVDNMIYMTSTASPSGIITVSVLFKIGTDPDQANVDVNNRVQLAISKLPQAVRDQGVSVRKRSPDMLKVLAFTSKDQVHDTIYLSNYVLVNVLDDIKRIPGVGDAYIFGSKDYAIRVWIDPDKLANYNLTITDVVDAIKSQNNQYAAGQLGQEPINSHPVYTYTVRAQGRLQSPAEFSNIILRSNSDGSALKLKDVSNVELGSESYYFQATYNKEPMMPVGIFLAPGANALEVSAKLDHTLEELSKKFPEDIKISVPYDPTEFVEQSIEEVIFTLGLSILLVVAIIYLFLGNFRATIIPVLAIPVSIIGTFAGFYAMDFSINLLTLFGLTLAIGLVVDDAIVVIENVERILKENKHLSVKEATTKAMQEITGPVIAIVLVLSAVFIPAAFMGGFSGKLYQQFAITIVISVTISGIIALTLTPSLCALFLKHEEPTPFWPIRKFNEFFEKATESFTSGVKRVIRFSVFNILLFLVMIAGAYMMMMRLPTGLVPGEDQGVVMVIQNMMPGTSLQRTKAVTDEVSKQFLDDPQVTKAAGLSGLDITTFAYKTDAAISFVHLSDWSERKDAASSASAIAGKYMGMFSQNKEAFLFVVTPPPIRGMSTTGGFEMYIQDRTGGELTTLNGYVQEILKQANQRPELMGVRTTLNTNVPQYMITVNEDKAKALGVSTADIYTTLQATFGHKYVNDFNLFGRTYHVNLQSQSEYREGIQNYQNVFVKAVGGALIPISEMVEIKRIVGPSIIQRFNMFDAAKISGMAKPGYSSGDALNAIEEVANKVLPEGYTISWAGTSYQEKQLANTKNMAFIYAIIFVFLILAALYESWSIPFAVILAVPFAFFGAVLGLWLRGLESDIYFQVGLITLVGLSAKNAILMVEFAMQRLKSGLSLFDATVEGAKVRFRPIVMTSFAFIMGSLPLAVSIGAGANSRHIIGTTVVGGMIALTLIGIFFVPLFYYLIMKVKSKFYNKGGLDEN, from the coding sequence ATGTTTTCTAAATTCTTTATAAATAGACCGATATTTTCGGCGGTTTTATCGATAATTATCATTATCGCCGGTGTGATATCTATTAAATCACTACCGGTACAAGCATACCCAAGTGTTGTTCCTGTTCAAATTAACGTTCAAGCGACATATCCGGGTGCAGATGCACAGACGCTTTCAAAAACTGTTGCGGCACCTTTAGAAGAAGCAATCAACGGTGTAGATAATATGATCTATATGACATCGACAGCTTCACCGAGCGGTATTATTACAGTAAGTGTTTTATTTAAAATTGGAACAGATCCTGATCAGGCAAACGTAGATGTAAACAACCGTGTACAATTGGCAATTTCAAAACTGCCTCAAGCAGTTCGTGATCAGGGAGTGAGTGTTAGAAAACGCTCTCCTGATATGTTAAAAGTACTTGCTTTTACTTCCAAAGACCAAGTACACGATACGATATATTTATCTAACTACGTTCTTGTAAATGTTTTGGATGATATCAAGCGTATACCTGGAGTTGGTGATGCTTATATCTTCGGAAGTAAGGATTATGCTATTCGTGTATGGATTGACCCTGATAAGCTGGCAAACTATAATCTGACTATTACGGATGTGGTAGATGCTATTAAAAGTCAAAATAACCAGTACGCAGCAGGGCAGTTAGGACAAGAGCCTATTAACTCTCATCCTGTATATACGTATACTGTTCGTGCACAGGGAAGGCTGCAGTCTCCTGCAGAGTTCTCGAACATTATATTGCGTTCTAACAGTGATGGTTCAGCTCTGAAACTTAAAGATGTGTCAAACGTTGAACTGGGATCAGAGTCGTACTATTTCCAAGCAACGTATAACAAAGAACCAATGATGCCTGTAGGTATTTTCTTGGCACCAGGAGCAAATGCTTTAGAAGTTTCGGCTAAGCTTGATCATACATTGGAAGAGCTTTCGAAAAAATTTCCTGAAGATATTAAGATCAGCGTACCGTATGATCCAACGGAATTCGTAGAGCAATCTATTGAAGAAGTAATTTTCACACTTGGTTTGTCTATTTTACTTGTTGTTGCAATTATTTACTTGTTTTTAGGAAATTTTAGAGCGACAATCATTCCGGTTCTTGCAATTCCTGTTTCTATTATAGGGACGTTTGCAGGTTTTTATGCAATGGATTTTTCGATCAACTTGCTGACTCTTTTTGGACTCACGTTAGCTATTGGTCTGGTTGTTGATGATGCTATTGTTGTAATTGAAAATGTTGAAAGGATTCTCAAAGAGAATAAACATTTAAGTGTTAAAGAAGCGACAACTAAAGCGATGCAAGAGATCACTGGACCTGTAATTGCGATCGTACTTGTACTTTCAGCGGTATTTATTCCTGCTGCATTTATGGGTGGTTTTAGTGGAAAGCTTTATCAGCAGTTTGCCATTACAATTGTTATCTCGGTAACTATTTCAGGAATCATCGCTTTAACATTGACACCATCTTTATGTGCACTGTTCTTAAAACATGAGGAGCCTACACCGTTTTGGCCGATTCGAAAGTTTAACGAGTTCTTTGAAAAAGCTACTGAGAGTTTCACATCGGGTGTTAAACGTGTAATCCGTTTTAGCGTCTTTAATATCCTGCTCTTTCTAGTGATGATAGCTGGGGCGTATATGATGATGATGCGTTTACCTACAGGTCTTGTTCCCGGTGAGGATCAAGGGGTTGTAATGGTTATTCAAAATATGATGCCTGGAACTTCTTTACAACGTACTAAAGCTGTAACTGATGAAGTAAGTAAACAGTTTTTGGATGATCCCCAAGTAACAAAAGCTGCAGGACTTTCAGGTCTTGATATTACTACTTTTGCGTATAAAACGGATGCTGCAATTTCGTTTGTACACTTAAGCGACTGGAGCGAGCGTAAAGATGCGGCTTCATCAGCTTCTGCTATCGCAGGTAAATATATGGGAATGTTCTCACAAAACAAAGAAGCCTTTTTGTTTGTAGTGACACCTCCACCAATTAGAGGTATGAGTACGACAGGCGGATTTGAGATGTATATCCAAGATAGAACAGGGGGAGAATTAACAACTCTTAACGGTTATGTACAGGAGATTTTAAAACAGGCAAATCAACGTCCGGAACTTATGGGTGTTAGAACTACGTTAAACACAAATGTTCCTCAGTATATGATTACTGTTAATGAAGATAAAGCAAAAGCTTTAGGTGTGAGTACAGCTGATATATATACAACGCTTCAAGCAACATTTGGACATAAGTATGTAAATGATTTTAACCTTTTTGGGCGTACGTATCATGTAAACCTTCAATCGCAAAGCGAGTACAGAGAAGGTATACAAAACTACCAAAACGTTTTTGTAAAAGCTGTAGGCGGAGCATTGATCCCAATTAGTGAGATGGTAGAGATTAAACGTATAGTGGGACCAAGCATTATTCAAAGGTTTAATATGTTTGATGCAGCAAAGATCTCTGGTATGGCAAAACCTGGATACAGCTCGGGAGATGCTTTAAATGCGATTGAAGAAGTAGCAAATAAAGTTTTACCTGAAGGTTATACTATAAGCTGGGCAGGAACATCATATCAAGAGAAGCAGCTTGCAAATACAAAGAATATGGCATTTATTTATGCTATTATTTTTGTATTCCTAATTTTGGCAGCACTCTATGAGAGCTGGAGTATTCCGTTCGCCGTTATTTTAGCAGTACCTTTTGCATTCTTCGGAGCTGTGCTTGGTTTATGGCTAAGAGGATTAGAAAGTGATATATATTTCCAAGTAGGGCTTATTACCCTTGTAGGACTTTCGGCAAAGAATGCTATTTTAATGGTTGAGTTTGCAATGCAGCGTTTAAAAAGCGGATTGAGTTTGTTTGATGCAACGGTAGAAGGAGCAAAAGTTCGTTTTAGACCTATTGTTATGACATCATTTGCATTTATTATGGGTAGTTTGCCGCTTGCAGTAAGTATCGGAGCAGGTGCAAATAGCCGTCATATTATAGGTACAACGGTTGTTGGCGGTATGATCGCCTTAACATTGATCGGTATCTTTTTTGTACCGCTTTTTTACTATTTGATTATGAAGGTAAAAAGTAAATTTTATAACAAAGGAGGCTTAGATGAAAACTAA
- a CDS encoding efflux transporter outer membrane subunit, translating to MKTKTLLVLSSCVFFLSACSLAPEYTKPELELPKAQEEVKVNVEWFKAFNDEKLNLLITEALKNNDDLKLAVENVQKARAQYDISDAELYPQVDLAAAASRQKRSLNAFPGSFGGIYNDYSMSASVAYEIDLWGKNFNQRDANLANYLAVDANKETVRISLITDVASYYFNLVAAEEQIRIANENLKNYEETLAYREKEYKYGVIDSLVVAQTKAELASVKTTIEALNVTKVKLQSALVVLLGRSPKEIFESSIATKTKLPEFIEIPANLPTNLLQNRPDIKVAEENLKAKTALIGVAKAAYFPNISLSGNAGFQSQKFSNLTSNDSQVWGIGPSIYMPLFDFGRISASVEMSNSEQKAALIMYSKAVKNAYKEVYDSLQSMKAIKAKQAAVEQQVNAYQEAYDVANKKYMVGTTSYLNVLIARNLLLNSQLSYVTTKSQLLIEEATFYKALGGGWSQN from the coding sequence ATGAAAACTAAAACTTTGTTAGTACTGAGTAGTTGTGTTTTCTTTCTTTCAGCTTGTTCTTTAGCACCTGAGTATACAAAGCCTGAATTAGAGCTTCCAAAAGCGCAAGAGGAAGTAAAAGTTAACGTAGAATGGTTTAAAGCTTTCAATGATGAGAAGTTAAATCTTCTCATTACAGAAGCGCTGAAAAACAATGATGATCTTAAACTTGCAGTAGAAAACGTACAAAAAGCACGTGCACAGTATGATATTAGTGATGCAGAACTGTATCCGCAAGTCGATTTGGCAGCAGCTGCATCAAGACAGAAAAGAAGTCTAAATGCATTTCCAGGTTCTTTTGGCGGGATATATAATGATTACAGTATGAGTGCTTCTGTTGCTTACGAGATTGATTTGTGGGGGAAAAATTTCAATCAGAGGGATGCTAATTTAGCAAACTATCTGGCAGTAGATGCGAATAAAGAAACAGTTCGCATCTCTTTAATTACAGATGTTGCTTCCTACTATTTTAATCTTGTAGCAGCAGAGGAACAGATTCGTATAGCAAACGAGAATTTAAAAAACTACGAAGAGACTTTAGCATATAGAGAAAAAGAGTATAAATACGGTGTTATCGATTCTTTGGTAGTTGCTCAGACAAAAGCAGAACTTGCTTCGGTAAAAACAACTATAGAAGCGCTCAATGTTACAAAAGTAAAACTGCAAAGTGCTTTGGTTGTTTTACTTGGACGTTCACCTAAAGAGATATTTGAAAGCAGTATAGCAACAAAGACAAAGTTACCTGAGTTTATAGAGATTCCTGCAAATTTACCGACAAATCTTTTACAAAATCGTCCGGATATTAAAGTAGCAGAAGAGAATTTAAAAGCCAAGACTGCATTGATTGGTGTTGCTAAAGCAGCATATTTTCCAAATATCTCATTAAGCGGAAATGCAGGATTTCAAAGTCAAAAGTTCAGTAATCTCACAAGTAATGATTCACAAGTATGGGGAATTGGACCAAGTATATATATGCCATTATTTGATTTTGGAAGAATCTCTGCAAGTGTGGAGATGAGTAATTCAGAACAAAAAGCAGCTTTAATTATGTACTCTAAAGCTGTTAAAAATGCTTATAAAGAAGTATATGATTCATTACAGTCAATGAAAGCTATAAAAGCAAAACAGGCAGCTGTTGAGCAGCAAGTAAATGCCTATCAAGAAGCTTATGATGTTGCTAACAAAAAGTATATGGTTGGAACAACAAGTTATTTAAATGTATTAATAGCTCGTAATTTATTACTTAACAGCCAACTTTCGTATGTTACGACAAAATCACAGCTATTGATTGAAGAGGCGACTTTTTATAAAGCACTTGGCGGCGGTTGGTCACAAAACTAA
- a CDS encoding ferritin family protein — MRQYETYRCSVCGNEVEVQHVGGGTLVCCGKHMECITEDLTAVNLMKAFAGESQARNKYEFFGELAREAGWHAIADHFAEAAMNEKYHAKAEYEAYNKLKYGIEMHETLKNLDIAIEGEHYEHTQMYPNFAEIAEAEGHKDIARLLKAIAKVEVEHEREYAALKKALEDEGFFNSNEDEYWVCEVCGHVHRGKKPPKACPLCKVPQEYFKREHLY, encoded by the coding sequence ATGAGACAGTATGAAACATATAGATGCAGTGTATGTGGTAATGAAGTAGAAGTACAGCATGTCGGAGGCGGTACACTTGTATGTTGCGGTAAACATATGGAATGTATTACAGAAGATCTCACAGCTGTAAATCTTATGAAAGCATTTGCAGGTGAATCTCAAGCTAGAAACAAGTATGAATTTTTCGGAGAACTGGCTCGTGAAGCAGGATGGCATGCAATAGCGGATCATTTTGCAGAAGCTGCCATGAACGAAAAATACCATGCCAAAGCAGAATATGAAGCATACAACAAATTGAAGTACGGCATCGAGATGCATGAAACTCTGAAAAACCTTGATATAGCCATAGAGGGTGAACATTACGAACATACACAAATGTACCCGAATTTTGCCGAAATAGCAGAAGCTGAAGGGCATAAAGATATAGCACGTCTTTTAAAAGCGATTGCAAAAGTGGAAGTGGAGCATGAAAGGGAATATGCTGCACTCAAAAAAGCGTTGGAAGATGAGGGCTTTTTTAACAGTAATGAAGACGAGTACTGGGTATGTGAGGTATGTGGTCATGTTCATCGTGGTAAAAAACCGCCTAAAGCGTGTCCTTTATGTAAAGTACCTCAAGAGTATTTTAAAAGGGAACATCTTTATTAA
- a CDS encoding diguanylate cyclase: MNSKIYLRFIIYFLLFGLVVSFATFFINSIVQSKNITKEIRKNAQHFVEAQENMSRLYIHHLEQDLYSIINNPLFLDYIKDSSVENLTLVQKLFLNVLMANKAYFQLRFINSQGKEVIRIERQKGNNKAFIVDEKNLQDKSQRYYFKETIKHEHGTYWYSKLDLNVEHEKIEEPYRPTMRISIPVTFKNKSQGLVIINVDMSDLLHLLQTSNEFYVYLVDKEGYFILHPDNKKSWSRYLGTKYTLMNEFVNETPKKFLQNESYQRDNMYSFSLEKVFKNGEDIHLVLRTHDNYLASLHEDSSKLTLYLALLIFFISVPTGIIIAFKPAKIQEALHRTLNENLKKTDIIDKYVLTFTTDTDGRFNTISTALCNLTGYERSELIGEKASIFQSGNTSHETYRKLWDTISSGNAWHGELQDKNKDGDLFWLETTILPLYDEHHIFTGYMSISSDITSKKLYQLISEHDKLTNIYNRHKLDKTLEEEFQRVARYNVELSLIILDIDHFKSVNDTYGHQVGDSVLIELTKLLRTNIRNTDIIGRWGGEEFLIICTNTNLKGAYDLAEHLREKVAAYNFTTVGHKTSSFGVAAYSEGDTIESLLKRADDNLYKAKESGRNKVVST; encoded by the coding sequence ATGAATAGTAAAATATATCTTCGTTTCATCATTTATTTTCTTCTCTTTGGTCTAGTTGTATCTTTTGCTACATTTTTCATAAACTCTATTGTGCAATCTAAAAATATAACCAAAGAGATTAGAAAAAATGCCCAGCATTTCGTAGAAGCACAAGAGAATATGAGTAGACTTTATATACATCATTTAGAACAGGATCTCTATTCGATCATAAACAATCCTTTATTTCTTGATTATATAAAAGATTCTTCTGTTGAAAACCTCACTTTAGTACAAAAGCTATTTTTAAATGTACTGATGGCAAATAAGGCTTACTTTCAACTTCGTTTTATCAATTCACAAGGAAAAGAAGTTATCCGTATCGAAAGACAAAAAGGGAATAATAAAGCCTTTATTGTTGATGAAAAAAATTTACAGGATAAATCACAACGATACTACTTTAAAGAGACTATTAAGCATGAACATGGAACATATTGGTATTCCAAACTGGATCTCAATGTAGAGCATGAAAAGATCGAAGAACCATACCGCCCTACTATGAGGATTTCCATACCTGTAACTTTTAAAAATAAATCTCAGGGACTAGTAATTATCAATGTTGATATGTCAGACCTGCTTCACTTGCTGCAAACCTCTAATGAGTTTTATGTATATTTAGTTGATAAAGAGGGTTATTTTATTCTTCATCCAGATAATAAAAAATCCTGGAGCCGTTACCTTGGAACCAAATATACATTAATGAATGAATTTGTCAATGAAACACCCAAAAAGTTTTTACAAAATGAAAGCTATCAGAGAGATAACATGTACTCTTTTTCTTTAGAAAAAGTGTTCAAAAATGGTGAAGATATCCACCTTGTACTACGTACCCATGATAACTATCTGGCATCATTACATGAAGATAGTTCCAAATTAACATTATACTTAGCACTGCTAATCTTTTTTATCTCGGTTCCAACAGGAATTATTATTGCATTTAAACCCGCTAAAATCCAAGAGGCACTCCATCGCACTTTAAATGAAAACCTGAAAAAGACAGATATTATCGATAAGTATGTATTAACATTTACAACAGATACTGACGGACGATTTAACACTATTAGTACAGCATTATGCAATTTAACTGGATATGAAAGATCAGAACTCATAGGGGAAAAAGCTTCTATTTTCCAAAGCGGCAATACATCTCATGAAACATATAGAAAACTTTGGGATACAATCAGTAGCGGTAATGCATGGCATGGTGAACTGCAAGATAAAAATAAAGATGGTGACCTGTTTTGGTTGGAAACTACAATCCTCCCTTTATATGATGAGCATCATATTTTCACAGGCTATATGTCTATCTCCTCAGACATTACAAGTAAAAAACTTTATCAATTAATTTCCGAGCATGATAAACTAACTAATATCTACAATAGACATAAACTTGATAAAACCTTGGAAGAGGAGTTTCAAAGAGTTGCGCGTTACAATGTAGAGTTGTCTTTAATCATCCTTGACATAGACCATTTTAAATCGGTCAATGACACATATGGACACCAAGTTGGGGATTCTGTTCTTATAGAGTTGACAAAACTTTTAAGAACAAATATAAGAAACACCGATATCATCGGTAGATGGGGTGGTGAAGAATTCCTTATCATCTGTACAAATACCAACCTTAAAGGTGCATATGATTTGGCAGAACATCTTAGAGAAAAAGTTGCCGCCTACAACTTTACAACAGTGGGTCATAAAACATCTAGTTTCGGAGTAGCTGCATATAGTGAAGGTGATACGATAGAATCGCTTTTAAAACGTGCGGATGATAATCTCTATAAAGCAAAAGAGAGCGGTAGAAATAAAGTTGTTTCAACTTGA
- a CDS encoding DUF481 domain-containing protein, producing MKFFILFLTIFSSLYGVVSVAPVEIGKNPGVSGVLEASIENARGNTDKDEYKGGLKVQYDNNSSYVIWAEASVNYAEVEGIKNTNKSYGHLRYIHTFYEKQDVNYELFAQVQTNEFTKIKNRSLAGGGYRFYLVHESMGKLFAGIGGFYEYIQYTTNIDPHENNLRTNFYLSYTNQLGDDSTISYVGYYQPKFGDLNDYIITNILELQVHIYKKFFISLKVNYDYDSKPAVSVEKRDFTQTTSLIFKF from the coding sequence ATGAAGTTTTTTATTCTCTTTTTAACTATCTTTTCATCTTTATACGGAGTTGTAAGCGTTGCTCCGGTAGAAATAGGTAAAAATCCAGGTGTCAGCGGAGTCTTGGAAGCATCTATTGAAAATGCCAGAGGAAATACTGACAAAGACGAATATAAAGGTGGACTCAAAGTTCAATATGACAATAACAGCTCTTATGTGATATGGGCAGAAGCTAGTGTTAATTATGCTGAAGTTGAAGGTATAAAAAATACAAATAAGTCATATGGGCATTTACGTTATATCCATACTTTTTATGAGAAACAAGATGTCAATTACGAGTTGTTCGCTCAAGTACAAACAAACGAGTTCACAAAAATAAAAAACCGTTCATTAGCAGGTGGGGGGTATCGTTTTTATCTTGTTCATGAGTCGATGGGAAAACTGTTTGCAGGGATAGGTGGATTTTATGAATATATACAATATACGACAAATATAGACCCTCATGAAAATAATCTAAGAACTAATTTTTATTTATCGTATACTAATCAACTTGGAGATGACTCAACAATCAGTTATGTAGGATATTACCAGCCGAAATTTGGAGACCTGAACGACTACATAATTACAAATATTTTAGAGCTACAAGTACATATATATAAAAAGTTTTTTATCTCACTTAAAGTGAATTACGATTATGATTCAAAACCTGCTGTCAGTGTAGAAAAAAGAGATTTTACTCAAACAACAAGTTTAATTTTTAAGTTCTAA
- a CDS encoding porin, with protein MKYIVLILFPLLLLQAVDNTDYKIGNGYSFDKMLTVGGYFSTEYAQGEYERSFKVDDVAVMAYGELTPQLNYMVEFEAVSFYTYDFKAHNDKSNTPFHAERVYLDYRFSDNFGIRAGKQITPIGYWNFQPINVLRDTTSNPLYSRYLFPKFLTGIALSGFLGSSYDTTYHVFAQETEDLDKSYINISTDHFVGATLEHELTMDSSIGGGIGQFTTLQNETYNFVQINAKYTGEPVEVSAEYMLRKSTSKNLQNDKSMGGYVQVLYPFSEQHALVSRYEYFDDNDLIGKDQIFLFGYSYRPIYPVSLKAEYQWHEQSSQNKLLASFSVLF; from the coding sequence ATGAAATACATAGTTTTAATACTCTTCCCTTTATTGCTTTTACAAGCTGTCGATAATACTGATTATAAAATAGGAAACGGATACTCATTTGACAAGATGCTGACAGTTGGTGGTTATTTTTCAACTGAATACGCACAAGGTGAATATGAACGTTCATTTAAAGTAGATGACGTAGCCGTAATGGCATACGGTGAACTAACACCGCAGTTAAACTATATGGTTGAGTTTGAAGCTGTGAGTTTTTATACTTATGACTTTAAAGCTCATAATGATAAAAGTAATACACCTTTTCATGCCGAGAGAGTTTATCTTGATTATCGTTTTTCAGATAATTTTGGAATACGTGCAGGAAAGCAGATTACGCCAATAGGTTATTGGAATTTTCAGCCTATTAATGTTTTACGTGACACAACATCAAATCCATTATATTCACGTTACCTTTTTCCAAAATTTCTTACAGGTATTGCACTTAGCGGTTTTTTAGGCAGTTCATACGATACAACATATCATGTGTTCGCACAAGAAACAGAGGATTTAGATAAATCTTACATCAATATCTCGACCGATCATTTTGTCGGGGCTACTTTAGAGCATGAGCTTACAATGGATAGTTCAATAGGTGGAGGAATAGGGCAGTTTACTACACTGCAAAATGAAACATATAATTTTGTACAAATTAATGCAAAATATACGGGTGAACCTGTTGAAGTAAGCGCAGAATATATGCTTCGAAAAAGTACTTCTAAAAACTTGCAAAACGACAAGTCTATGGGTGGTTATGTTCAAGTGCTTTATCCGTTTTCAGAACAACATGCATTAGTATCCCGTTATGAGTATTTTGATGATAACGACCTCATAGGTAAAGATCAGATTTTCCTTTTTGGCTACAGTTACAGACCGATTTATCCTGTTTCTCTAAAAGCAGAATATCAATGGCATGAACAAAGTAGCCAAAATAAATTGTTAGCTTCATTTTCGGTACTATTCTAA
- a CDS encoding HD domain-containing phosphohydrolase produces MSIKIKTILFLLLISLVPYTITMFFFGTSLQEEQLQRITKELETQLDMTNDRIDQHIKNIQDDLAFIAKSEIMTDIFTEDLDRRISRLLQNKKQDLHLKGDLYIVNLAGNIIACSDFAQIGQQFNDTPIYHIDVYSPFDHSKIAVLYLEYELSNLQTYFHNTVTRQYFILDRDGKTFFRPYEFSEKIAVKKELKTLPSITIVLEEDKDEAYGIVKKYRLWFFITLLIGGLMILLFALYFANSLIRPLSRLSKTARDITVTQDYTTQVSVESNDELGQMGNSFNKMISSMKDAMDEIRALNTEIEDTQREVVFTMGAIGESRSKETGNHVKRVAEYSRILARHYGLSQEESEMLKQASPMHDIGKVAIPDAILNKPGKFTDEEFEKMKEHARLGYDMLNSSHRPLLKAAAIVAHEHHEKWNGRGYPRGLKAEEIHIYGRITALADVFDALGSDRVYKQAWPDEKIFSLIEEERDEHFDPELVDIFFEYLDEFLAVREKLKDTF; encoded by the coding sequence ATGAGTATTAAAATTAAAACTATTTTATTTCTTCTGCTTATCAGTTTAGTACCCTATACAATTACGATGTTTTTCTTTGGAACATCTCTGCAAGAAGAGCAGTTGCAACGTATTACCAAAGAGCTTGAAACACAGCTTGATATGACCAATGATCGTATTGACCAGCATATCAAAAATATTCAAGACGATCTTGCATTTATTGCTAAGTCCGAGATAATGACTGATATATTTACAGAAGACTTAGATCGTAGAATCAGCCGTTTGTTACAAAATAAAAAACAGGACTTACATCTAAAAGGAGATCTTTATATTGTCAATCTTGCAGGAAATATCATAGCATGCAGTGACTTTGCGCAGATTGGACAACAGTTTAATGACACACCTATATATCATATTGATGTCTATTCTCCGTTTGATCATTCAAAAATAGCAGTGTTGTACCTAGAATATGAACTGAGCAATCTTCAAACATATTTTCACAATACGGTAACACGTCAATATTTTATTCTTGATAGAGATGGAAAAACATTTTTTAGACCTTATGAGTTCAGTGAAAAAATTGCCGTTAAAAAAGAATTAAAAACACTCCCTTCTATCACAATTGTATTGGAAGAAGACAAAGATGAAGCATACGGAATTGTAAAAAAATATCGTTTATGGTTTTTTATTACTCTGCTTATCGGCGGTTTGATGATTTTACTGTTTGCTTTATATTTTGCAAACTCTTTAATCCGTCCGCTAAGCCGTTTGTCTAAGACGGCACGAGATATTACAGTAACGCAAGATTATACAACACAGGTAAGTGTAGAGAGTAATGACGAATTGGGTCAAATGGGTAATTCTTTTAATAAAATGATTTCAAGTATGAAAGATGCCATGGATGAGATTAGAGCCTTAAATACAGAGATCGAAGATACTCAACGCGAAGTTGTGTTTACAATGGGTGCCATCGGTGAAAGCCGATCCAAAGAAACTGGTAACCACGTCAAGCGTGTTGCAGAATATTCTCGTATATTGGCACGTCATTACGGACTGAGTCAAGAGGAATCGGAGATGTTAAAACAGGCTTCTCCTATGCACGATATCGGTAAAGTTGCAATTCCAGATGCTATTTTGAATAAACCGGGTAAATTTACGGATGAAGAGTTTGAAAAGATGAAAGAGCATGCGAGACTCGGATACGATATGCTCAACAGCTCTCATAGACCACTTCTTAAAGCTGCAGCTATCGTAGCACATGAACATCATGAAAAGTGGAACGGAAGAGGCTATCCTAGAGGATTAAAAGCTGAAGAGATCCATATATACGGCCGTATTACTGCATTGGCAGATGTCTTTGATGCTTTGGGTAGTGATCGTGTATATAAACAAGCGTGGCCGGATGAAAAAATCTTTTCATTGATTGAAGAGGAACGGGACGAACACTTCGATCCGGAACTTGTAGATATATTTTTTGAATACTTGGATGAATTTTTAGCGGTTCGTGAAAAACTCAAAGATACTTTTTAA
- a CDS encoding YbgC/FadM family acyl-CoA thioesterase, with product MKIRVYYEDTDTGGIVYHSNYLNFCERARSQAFFDKGLTPVLDDGHFVAKKIIADYLKSAKLGDILDVKTELIEMKAASFTLKQTVYKEAEKLFELEILLAHISFEGAIKKMDKETKELILSLF from the coding sequence ATGAAAATTAGAGTCTATTACGAAGATACAGACACGGGAGGGATAGTTTACCATTCAAATTATCTGAACTTTTGTGAAAGAGCCAGAAGTCAGGCATTTTTTGACAAAGGATTGACACCTGTTTTAGATGATGGACACTTTGTGGCTAAAAAAATCATAGCAGATTACCTTAAAAGTGCAAAACTTGGTGATATTTTAGATGTAAAAACGGAACTGATAGAGATGAAAGCAGCTTCTTTCACGTTAAAACAAACTGTATATAAAGAGGCTGAAAAACTTTTTGAACTAGAGATATTATTGGCACATATATCGTTTGAAGGTGCCATTAAAAAAATGGATAAAGAGACTAAGGAGTTAATTCTCAGTCTCTTCTAA